One genomic segment of Nodularia sp. LEGE 06071 includes these proteins:
- a CDS encoding response regulator transcription factor has product MPRILVIDDDAAISELVAVNLEMAGYDVSQAEDGIKGQALALQLQPDLIMLDLMLPRVDGFTVCQRLRRDDRTAEIPVLMLTALSQTQNKVEGFNAGADDYLTKPFEVEELLARVRALLRRTDRIPQAAKHSEILNYGNLTLVPERFEAIWFNETVKLTHLEFELLHCLLQRHGQTVSPSEILREVWGYDPDDDIETIRVHIRHLRTKLEPDPRHPRYIKTVYGAGYCLELPSIPQSNEGASASSVVE; this is encoded by the coding sequence ATGCCCAGGATTCTTGTTATAGACGATGACGCGGCAATTTCAGAACTAGTTGCCGTCAACTTGGAAATGGCTGGCTACGATGTCAGTCAAGCTGAAGATGGCATCAAAGGTCAGGCGCTGGCGCTTCAGCTTCAACCCGACTTGATTATGCTTGACCTGATGTTGCCGAGAGTAGACGGTTTTACAGTTTGCCAACGCCTCCGGCGAGATGACCGCACAGCCGAGATTCCCGTGTTGATGCTCACCGCTTTAAGCCAAACTCAGAATAAAGTCGAAGGTTTCAATGCTGGCGCGGATGATTACCTCACCAAGCCCTTTGAAGTGGAAGAGCTGTTAGCGCGGGTGCGGGCATTATTGCGGCGGACTGACCGCATTCCCCAAGCTGCAAAACACAGTGAAATTCTCAACTATGGGAATTTGACTCTGGTTCCAGAAAGATTTGAGGCGATATGGTTCAATGAAACGGTAAAATTGACTCACCTGGAATTTGAGCTACTCCACTGTTTACTGCAACGCCACGGTCAGACAGTTTCCCCTAGCGAAATTCTGCGGGAAGTTTGGGGCTATGATCCAGATGATGACATTGAAACCATTCGAGTGCATATCCGCCACTTGAGAACGAAACTAGAACCAGACCCCCGTCACCCCCGCTATATCAAAACAGTCTATGGTGCGGGATATTGTCTAGAATTGCCTAGCATCCCTCAATCAAATGAGGGGGCTTCAGCATCATCTGTGGTTGAGTGA
- the holB gene encoding DNA polymerase III subunit delta' yields the protein MTNDPFSPLLGQSQAIELLTQAVKQHRVAPAYLFVGIDGVGKTLAARCFVELLFAAQTRNIASLQSRLRQGNHPDLWWVQPTYQHEGKRLTVAEAAEKKLKRKAPPVIRLEQIREITEFLGRPPLEAPRNVVVLESAETMAESAANALLKTLEEPGQATLILIAPSPESVLPTLVSRCQRIPFYRLDTQSLTQVLTQTGHEEILQHQAVLSIAAGSPGSAIASYEQLQIIPETLLQDVTKVPSSHRHVLALAKTIAQELDTEAQLWLIDYLQQSYWKQWHQAEIIHKLEQARKSLLCYAQPRLVWECTFIALLKHLS from the coding sequence ATGACTAATGACCCATTTTCCCCACTTTTAGGGCAGTCACAAGCCATAGAATTACTGACTCAGGCTGTCAAACAACACCGAGTAGCCCCAGCTTATCTATTTGTCGGCATAGATGGTGTGGGCAAAACTTTAGCTGCGCGGTGTTTTGTAGAATTGTTATTTGCCGCACAGACCCGTAATATCGCTTCCTTACAAAGTCGTTTGCGTCAAGGCAATCATCCTGATTTGTGGTGGGTGCAGCCGACCTACCAACACGAGGGAAAACGCCTCACAGTCGCAGAAGCAGCCGAGAAAAAACTCAAGCGCAAAGCACCGCCTGTAATTAGACTAGAACAGATTCGGGAAATTACGGAGTTTCTCGGCCGTCCCCCCTTGGAAGCTCCGCGAAATGTGGTAGTGCTGGAGTCAGCCGAAACAATGGCAGAATCAGCAGCGAATGCTTTGCTGAAAACCTTGGAAGAACCAGGACAGGCGACGCTGATTTTGATTGCACCATCTCCTGAGTCGGTTTTGCCGACCTTGGTGTCACGCTGTCAACGGATTCCTTTTTATCGCCTAGATACACAGTCTCTAACTCAGGTACTCACCCAAACAGGACATGAAGAAATTTTGCAGCATCAGGCAGTCTTGAGTATAGCGGCTGGTAGCCCAGGAAGTGCGATCGCATCTTATGAGCAATTACAAATAATTCCTGAGACTTTACTCCAAGATGTCACCAAAGTGCCTTCATCTCACCGCCACGTCTTAGCCTTAGCCAAAACAATTGCTCAAGAATTAGATACAGAAGCACAACTATGGTTAATCGATTATCTGCAACAATCCTACTGGAAACAGTGGCATCAAGCAGAAATTATTCACAAGCTAGAACAAGCCCGTAAATCCTTACTGTGTTACGCCCAACCGCGCCTAGTTTGGGAATGCACATTTATCGCACTGTTGAAGCATCTCAGTTGA
- a CDS encoding YheT family hydrolase produces the protein MLCYSAYNPPRFLKNGVAMTVYTALWGERYWQQTTLLSEPPYQTTVLIGGQGVPIFTWVAIPKNAHSTIVATYGITGELDQQWFLRLLGRKAYAQGYAVVLFDWRAHGKTAQLSPTLTSDGLYEGEDFVRIAAAAAKMGCPSKFWFTGFSLGGQLALWAVKTATDLIQGGEFLGLRDSDIGGGVVICPSLDSWRSLDYLVKQPIGKYLEKAIARNLKKLAWRIHDFHPGTIDPAAIERANSIWAFDHELVISTLGFDSVEAYYQASSALQLLPQISKPTLILYAADDPLFHPDIIPELQAACASNSALDLWLTPHGGHVGYISSKAGQRQAEDPDIWWAWNRSLQWLENQREVKS, from the coding sequence ATGTTGTGTTATTCTGCCTACAATCCGCCCCGGTTTCTCAAAAATGGTGTGGCAATGACTGTTTACACTGCTTTGTGGGGAGAACGTTATTGGCAACAAACTACTCTACTTTCAGAGCCGCCATACCAGACAACTGTGCTGATTGGTGGGCAGGGTGTACCGATTTTTACTTGGGTGGCGATACCAAAAAATGCTCATAGTACGATTGTTGCTACTTATGGGATTACAGGTGAGCTAGATCAACAATGGTTTTTGAGACTCTTGGGGCGGAAAGCATACGCTCAAGGATACGCCGTAGTTTTATTTGATTGGCGCGCCCACGGCAAAACCGCCCAGTTGTCTCCGACTTTGACTTCTGATGGTTTGTATGAAGGAGAAGATTTTGTTCGCATTGCCGCCGCAGCAGCAAAAATGGGATGCCCCAGTAAGTTTTGGTTTACAGGGTTTTCCTTGGGGGGACAATTAGCATTATGGGCGGTAAAAACTGCCACTGATTTGATTCAAGGCGGTGAATTTTTAGGCTTACGAGACAGTGATATTGGTGGTGGGGTGGTGATTTGTCCCAGTTTGGATTCGTGGCGATCGCTTGACTATTTAGTCAAACAACCGATTGGGAAGTACTTAGAAAAGGCGATCGCCCGTAATTTAAAAAAACTGGCATGGCGAATACATGATTTTCATCCTGGCACAATTGACCCAGCAGCGATTGAACGAGCCAATAGTATCTGGGCTTTTGACCACGAACTGGTAATTAGCACATTGGGTTTTGACTCCGTAGAAGCATATTATCAAGCCAGTAGTGCTTTACAATTGTTGCCGCAGATTTCCAAACCCACCTTAATTTTATATGCTGCCGATGACCCCTTGTTTCACCCAGACATCATCCCTGAGTTGCAAGCTGCTTGTGCGAGTAATTCAGCCTTAGATTTGTGGCTAACTCCTCATGGTGGTCATGTGGGTTATATAAGTAGCAAAGCCGGTCAGCGTCAAGCCGAAGATCCTGACATCTGGTGGGCTTGGAATCGAAGTTTACAGTGGTTAGAGAACCAGCGAGAAGTTAAATCATGA
- a CDS encoding putative toxin-antitoxin system toxin component, PIN family, with the protein MIKNNRIVIDTNVIVSALIFSKSTTMQAFREAKQNGLILISVEILSELIDVLSRQKFDRYLSREIREDFLASLARETELITISETVDICRDPKDNKFLELAISGEATHIITGDKDLLELHPFRHILIVTPSQFLDSVSSNETPKP; encoded by the coding sequence ATGATTAAAAATAACCGTATCGTAATTGATACAAATGTAATTGTCAGCGCATTAATATTCTCTAAATCTACCACAATGCAAGCTTTTAGAGAAGCCAAACAAAACGGATTAATCTTAATTTCAGTAGAAATTTTATCAGAATTAATTGATGTACTCAGTCGTCAAAAATTTGACCGCTATCTATCCAGAGAAATTCGGGAAGACTTTTTAGCCAGTTTAGCCAGAGAAACAGAATTAATAACAATTAGCGAAACAGTTGATATTTGTCGAGATCCTAAAGATAATAAGTTTTTAGAATTAGCCATTTCTGGAGAAGCCACTCATATTATCACAGGAGACAAAGACCTATTAGAACTGCATCCTTTTAGACATATCTTGATTGTTACACCTAGTCAGTTTTTAGATAGTGTATCTTCAAATGAAACGCCAAAACCATGA
- a CDS encoding GMC oxidoreductase produces the protein MLIDARKLTQDQTITCDICIIGAGAAGITLAHELRDSGMEVVLLESGGMKFEDETQDLNRGNVVDLRVHGALEDYRRRRFGGATTAWGGRCVPFDQVDFESRPYVPHSGWPITKGDLDPYYARAHVYCDIGSYTYKITDLLSSPEREKTMIPDFKSADISIDKLYLFSPPTNFGKKYLDILQKSSNIKVYLYANCLQIMLTPEGDQVNYLKVASLRKNEFSVSAKQYILAAGGLEVTRLLLLSNNVQHQGIGNQYDLVGRFYMCHVYHRSEVKFPNSHVISDYEKTFQKVYCLRAISINENVQKQHQLLNHRAYLERPDSSDTSHKNAILSAIHLANLLKNKQANYQQISQHLKNIVFDFDSILKFSAKWINKRIISQRKLPPVLLKSDANTYTLRIDSEQIPNPFSRVTLSDQRDNFGLKRLKVDWQYTDLDVDSPIKTAQLIKQALTQSDAGQIRLLPNTIPKALGGHHLGTTRMASSPVHGVVDENCQVHGVNNLYIASSSIFPTSSYANPTLTIVAIAIRLADYIKRFYS, from the coding sequence ATGCTAATAGATGCTCGAAAGTTGACTCAAGATCAAACTATCACCTGTGATATCTGCATTATAGGTGCTGGTGCAGCAGGCATAACATTGGCTCATGAATTGCGCGATTCGGGAATGGAAGTTGTTCTTCTGGAAAGTGGAGGGATGAAATTTGAGGATGAAACCCAAGACCTGAATAGAGGAAATGTTGTCGATTTGCGGGTTCATGGAGCCTTAGAAGACTACAGACGCAGACGCTTCGGTGGTGCAACAACTGCCTGGGGAGGACGTTGCGTACCTTTTGATCAAGTCGATTTTGAATCTCGACCCTATGTGCCACATAGTGGATGGCCTATAACTAAGGGTGATTTAGATCCCTACTATGCTCGCGCCCATGTTTATTGCGATATTGGCTCTTATACCTACAAAATAACCGATCTTCTTTCTAGCCCAGAGCGAGAGAAGACAATGATTCCAGATTTTAAATCAGCAGATATTTCCATAGATAAATTGTATCTTTTCAGTCCACCAACAAATTTCGGGAAAAAATATCTAGATATTTTGCAAAAATCATCAAATATCAAAGTATATTTATACGCAAATTGTCTTCAAATTATGCTTACTCCTGAAGGAGATCAGGTTAATTATTTAAAAGTTGCCTCTCTCAGGAAAAACGAATTTTCTGTTTCTGCAAAACAATATATTTTGGCAGCAGGAGGATTAGAAGTTACAAGACTTCTGCTCTTATCAAATAATGTTCAACACCAAGGAATAGGTAATCAATATGATTTAGTTGGACGCTTTTATATGTGTCATGTTTATCACCGGAGTGAAGTGAAGTTTCCAAACTCTCATGTTATATCAGATTACGAAAAAACTTTCCAGAAAGTTTACTGCCTCCGGGCAATATCTATTAATGAAAATGTCCAAAAGCAGCATCAACTACTTAACCATAGAGCATATTTAGAACGCCCCGATAGCAGTGACACCAGCCATAAAAATGCAATTCTATCTGCTATCCATTTAGCAAATTTATTAAAAAATAAACAAGCTAATTATCAGCAAATATCTCAACATCTAAAAAATATTGTATTTGACTTTGATAGCATCTTAAAATTTTCTGCAAAATGGATAAATAAAAGAATTATTAGTCAGAGAAAACTGCCGCCTGTCTTACTGAAAAGTGATGCAAATACTTACACACTTCGCATTGACTCCGAACAAATTCCCAATCCATTTAGCCGTGTTACCCTAAGTGACCAGAGAGATAATTTTGGACTTAAGCGGTTAAAAGTTGATTGGCAATATACTGATTTGGATGTAGATAGCCCTATCAAGACCGCCCAATTGATTAAACAAGCCTTAACCCAGTCTGATGCTGGACAAATCAGACTTTTGCCAAATACCATACCAAAAGCATTAGGGGGTCATCATCTTGGAACAACAAGGATGGCGAGTAGCCCTGTTCATGGTGTAGTAGATGAAAATTGTCAAGTTCATGGAGTAAATAATCTTTATATTGCTAGCAGTTCTATATTCCCAACTTCTAGCTATGCCAACCCTACATTAACAATCGTAGCTATTGCCATCCGCCTTGCTGATTATATAAAACGCTTTTACAGTTAA
- a CDS encoding DNA double-strand break repair nuclease NurA yields the protein MLDLTKLARQMQGLSQHLTLEAAAGRQRLELAQQHLQNAYECQEDLIERQEKWRDRIIFANATPIEPLETCIDIPVPPKVHTVIATDGSQIAPNHHEIAYCYLLNIGRVVLHYGQNRQPLLDSLPEVFYRPEDLYVSRQWGIKTEEWMGYRRTASETTVLAELACAAKGEAPALAMVDGSLIYWFLEQLPMDARDRILPPILEAWQQMRQAEIPIMGYLSASRNIDCTNFLRLLACPHPAPDCKSYCPDQLEKVPCKLFDTLRDTTLWGTKLQPGQRGPLWRSNNRILELYGEQMIYFCHVHVGSEIARIEVPIWVAENTALLNQALGLMLAQVQKGYGYPVAIAEAHNQAVVRGGDRTRFFALLERQMIKAGLRNVGTSYKEARKRGSIA from the coding sequence ATGCTTGATCTCACAAAATTGGCGCGACAAATGCAGGGTTTAAGTCAGCATCTTACTTTAGAGGCTGCTGCTGGTCGCCAGCGTTTGGAATTGGCGCAACAACATCTGCAAAATGCTTATGAGTGTCAAGAAGATTTAATTGAGCGTCAGGAAAAATGGCGCGATCGCATTATCTTTGCTAATGCTACACCCATTGAGCCACTAGAAACCTGCATTGATATCCCCGTGCCGCCAAAAGTGCATACTGTCATTGCTACCGACGGTTCCCAAATTGCCCCCAATCATCATGAAATTGCTTATTGCTATCTTTTAAATATTGGCAGAGTTGTTTTACACTACGGACAAAATCGCCAACCATTACTTGATAGTTTACCAGAGGTATTTTATCGCCCAGAAGATTTATATGTGTCTCGGCAATGGGGAATTAAAACCGAGGAATGGATGGGTTACCGTCGGACTGCTTCCGAAACCACAGTTTTGGCAGAATTGGCTTGTGCGGCGAAAGGGGAAGCACCAGCTTTAGCAATGGTTGATGGTTCCTTAATTTACTGGTTTTTGGAACAGCTGCCGATGGATGCGCGCGATCGCATTTTACCCCCGATCCTGGAAGCTTGGCAACAAATGCGTCAGGCTGAAATTCCGATCATGGGCTATCTGAGCGCCTCTCGCAATATCGATTGTACAAACTTCTTACGGTTATTAGCTTGTCCCCATCCCGCCCCCGATTGTAAAAGTTATTGTCCAGATCAACTAGAAAAAGTACCTTGTAAACTTTTTGACACACTGCGAGATACGACCCTATGGGGAACCAAACTGCAACCAGGACAACGGGGGCCATTGTGGCGGAGCAACAACCGCATTTTAGAACTCTATGGAGAGCAAATGATTTACTTTTGCCATGTCCACGTGGGTAGTGAAATTGCGCGCATCGAAGTTCCGATATGGGTAGCCGAGAATACAGCCCTGTTAAACCAAGCCCTGGGATTAATGCTGGCACAGGTGCAGAAAGGCTATGGCTACCCCGTCGCTATAGCGGAAGCGCATAATCAGGCAGTAGTCCGAGGTGGAGATAGAACTCGTTTCTTCGCCTTGTTAGAGAGACAAATGATTAAAGCCGGGTTGAGAAATGTGGGAACGTCTTACAAAGAAGCCAGAAAACGAGGCAGTATTGCTTAA